In the Arachis stenosperma cultivar V10309 chromosome 8, arast.V10309.gnm1.PFL2, whole genome shotgun sequence genome, GCAGACTGCAATAAACAAAAAGCAATATTTATTGGCAGATCCGAAGATATCTTTGGTACATGATAGCAAAGAAGATGCAGTCAAAGTGTAAACAGCAaaaacaatatataataatataaacaGCACCTCATATGCTTTCATTGACTGATCAGCAGCCTCCTTCTTCTCATTGCCACTCTTAAATTCAGCAAGATAACGATAGTAATCTCCTTTCCTGTTAATAGATTATTCAAACACCTTACAGTCACCTTAtccataacaaaaaatataacacTGAACCTGTAATGACGAATCAGACTTGAATACTAACATTTTATAATAGAACACAGTTGATTCACCAGCTGTAGCCGAAGGTATAAGGTGTTCATCAATCACCCTCATAACATCGTTACAGATGTTTGTAAGCTCTGCCTCAACCTTGTTCCTGTACTCCTTAATCCGCTTCGCATTTACTTCATTCCCCTTAGTTTCCTCCTTTTGCTCAATGGAAGACAAGATCCTCCAAGATGCTCTGCGAGCTCCAATCACATTCTTGTAACCAACAGAGAGAAGATTCCGCTCCTCAACAGTGAGTTCAACATCAAGATTTGCGACCTTCTTCATTGAATCCACCATCTCTGTCACAATTCACAAGCACAAAAGGACAAAAGCATCATCAGCCAAGCTTCGCATTTGACAAGATCAAAGGCAAAATGAGAACACCCTTCAATCAACTATAATACTCAAAACAGTTAAAACTATCATTTCCACAACTTGAACATGCAGCCCcaaagtttcaaaaattaatcACATGCTCAAATCTTCAAACTCTAACCAATCTCCAAAATTTCTCTAAGGAAACAAAATCAGCAAAATGAAACTACAAAATAATTGAGGACTTCCAACAGTAAGAGAAGCCTAAACCTAACCAATCTCCTTTTCTGTACTCACCTTACAACCAAACTGACAGTGAACAGTATGCAGTAAGCCAAACTCATcgaaaaaagaataaattttttcCACAGAAACTGCTATAAAATCAAAGAAGAGCATAAATCAACTAAAAACAAGCAATTTGAAAAACATCAGTTATCGAAAAAATTCAAGCACATCGATGTGAGGGGATCcgagaagaaaaggaagaagccGTAAACCTTCGTAACGCTCAGCCTGCTCGGCGAGCTTGGCGACGTAGACGAAGGTCTCACGGTCCTTGGAGGAAGCCATCACCGATCTCTCCGAAATTAGGGTTTCTGATAAATTCTCTCACAAATTATCaaacacactctctctctctctgtttcTGTGTCTCTGTTATTCTTCGTGCTCGGGTTCTGTAATCGGTAGGGAAAGGGAAGTGGGGTGAGTGAAATGTCGAATTTGCCCtttacttttctttatttttatgctGTTCGGTCCTTTTGATGCTCGACAAAGACGAGGGACTCGCACGGATTTGCCTACGTGCGCGACAGGCGGAGACTAACTCCACTTCTACCCAATCATTCAGCTCCGCGTGTTCctaaagtaaaaatttttagCCAGTCACAGATTGCCACGTTAACATCCATGGCCAATTAAATGTTTTTCGttttcttactttttttttatatgaaaattaaagTCTAATTAGAACCATAAATCTAATGACATTAGAGAAAAATAAGGTAGGAGAATGTGGTCAAGAAAAAAATATGCTGTGCTAATTAAGCGCTGTAATAATaagtaataaattatataaatattttgtatcaaacaaaattacatatatttttcttttcggCGAGAATATTTATTATCTAaca is a window encoding:
- the LOC130944551 gene encoding 14-3-3-like protein D isoform X2, with translation MASSKDRETFVYVAKLAEQAERYEEMVDSMKKVANLDVELTVEERNLLSVGYKNVIGARRASWRILSSIEQKEETKGNEVNAKRIKEYRNKVEAELTNICNDVMRVIDEHLIPSATAGESTVFYYKMKGDYYRYLAEFKSGNEKKEAADQSMKAYESATTAAEAELPPTHPIRLGLALNFSVFYYEILNSPERACHLAKQAFDEAISELDTLNEDSYKDSTLIMQLLRDNLTLWTSDIPEDGDAQKVNGTAKLGGGEDAE
- the LOC130944551 gene encoding 14-3-3-like protein D isoform X1, whose protein sequence is MASSKDRETFVYVAKLAEQAERYEEMVDSMKKVANLDVELTVEERNLLSVGYKNVIGARRASWRILSSIEQKEETKGNEVNAKRIKEYRNKVEAELTNICNDVMRVIDEHLIPSATAGESTVFYYKMKGDYYRYLAEFKSGNEKKEAADQSMKAYESATTAAEAELPPTHPIRLGLALNFSVFYYEILNSPERACHLAKQAFDEAISELDTLNEDSYKDSTLIMQLLRDNLTLWTSDIPEDGEDAQKVNGTAKLGGGEDAE